A segment of the Bacillus licheniformis DSM 13 = ATCC 14580 genome:
CAATCGTGGAAAGACCTCTCCCCTGCGTTGCTGCGTGTGAAACATATAACAGATGGCGGCATTCGCTTTGAGGATGCTGTAACGAATGAAGAGCTGACCGTGAGGATGAATGTGAAACGGGAAGGGCCTTTTGTAGGCGAGTACGTGCTCGGCTTTCCGATCAAGATCGGAAGCCATACCGAGTTCTTCTTGCAATTCACCATCTATCCTGCAAAAATGGCGGATGCTCTCAAAGACAGGCTAAGCGAGGCTTTGAACCGTTTTACAGAAGAAGGCGGGACGAAAGAGCAGCTGATGAGAGAGGATTTCCATCATGTGTTAATGCATCTTTGCCGGCAGGAAGAGAGTACACCGTCTGAACAAGTGTCCGAAGACATCGAATGGGCCAATGAGATGGAAAAAGAAACAGCGCTCGTTTTTGAGAAAGGTATGCTTGACGAAGGACATTCTGAACCATTTGTGTCCTGGGCGGTCGGCCTTTGGAAATCGTATTGTGCCAAAAAAGCACCGGTCATCAAAAAAACAGAAGCCTTTGCAGCTGCTTTGGAGTATTTTATCAATACGATCTCCAAATCGGAAAAATCGATATCCCAAGCAAAGCTTGCAAAAAAATACGGCGTCAGCGCTTCGACCGTATCGAATCGTTTTAAAGATATTGAAGCCGTCCTGCAGGATGAACTTGACCATCATCTTGAGCTTATGCCATCTTAAAAAAGCTCACACAACTGCTAAACCTTCCGGGGAACCGGAAGGTTTTTTGCGTTTGATTCTGATTAAATCTTGAGAAAGATATTTTAAGATATCGGTACGATCAGATCAAACAAGGAGAGATTATGATGAGTACAATTCTACTGGAAACAAGGCATCTTCAAAAAAAGTTCGGAAGATCGCAAGCGGTCTCAGACGTCTCATTGTCAGTTGAAAAGAACAGTATTTACGGATTGCTTGGACCGAATGGAGCAGGAAAATCAACGACTTTAAAACTTTTAACCGGAATCTTAAACCCAACTGCCGGGGATATTTTGTTTGAGGGGCGGCAATGGAAAAGGTCCGTATTAAAAGACATCGGTTCTTTAATAGAATCCCCGCCTCTGTATGATAATTTAACAGCCTACGAGAATGCCAAGGTGCATGCCGCATTATTGGGCCTTCCAGATGCGAGAATAACAGAGGTGCTTAAAACTGTTGATATGCATCATACCGGAAAGAAAAAGGCGGGGCAGTTTTCTATGGGGATGAGGCAGAGGCTGGGGATCGCCATCGCTCTTTTAAATCGCCCTAAACTACTCATACTTGATGAGCCTACTAACGGTCTTGATCCGATCGGTATACAAGAGTTGAGGGAACTCATCAGGTCATTTCCCGAACAGGGGATGACGGTCATTTTATCAAGCCACATTTTA
Coding sequences within it:
- a CDS encoding YecA family protein; its protein translation is MGKVKRNMPCPCGSGLKYKKCCGKAEGAFPAVAVQELKQIQKDVMEFAFTEHKDTIDQFLNQYSFLSDLDQSAQKICVFNLGVWGVFARPLADGGLTIFEDFLQKKGSSILRSQTKEAVQSWKDLSPALLRVKHITDGGIRFEDAVTNEELTVRMNVKREGPFVGEYVLGFPIKIGSHTEFFLQFTIYPAKMADALKDRLSEALNRFTEEGGTKEQLMREDFHHVLMHLCRQEESTPSEQVSEDIEWANEMEKETALVFEKGMLDEGHSEPFVSWAVGLWKSYCAKKAPVIKKTEAFAAALEYFINTISKSEKSISQAKLAKKYGVSASTVSNRFKDIEAVLQDELDHHLELMPS
- a CDS encoding lantibiotic protection ABC transporter ATP-binding protein; this encodes MSTILLETRHLQKKFGRSQAVSDVSLSVEKNSIYGLLGPNGAGKSTTLKLLTGILNPTAGDILFEGRQWKRSVLKDIGSLIESPPLYDNLTAYENAKVHAALLGLPDARITEVLKTVDMHHTGKKKAGQFSMGMRQRLGIAIALLNRPKLLILDEPTNGLDPIGIQELRELIRSFPEQGMTVILSSHILSEVEQIADHIGIISGGYLGYQGKINKGDDLERLFMDVVKSTREKEGGEK